AGCCCGTTTCACTATCGATGACCGCATCGGCGACCCCACCCGTATCAGTCACCACAACAGGGAGACCAATAGCCATAGCTTCTAGAACTGCGTTTGGAAGACCCTCCCCTCGAATAGAGGGTAGGACGAACGCTTTGCCTTCTCGAAGATAGTCTGCTACGTCGTCCGGATCCACCTCCCCCACGAACTCCGCGTTCACGTTCAGTCGATTTGCGAGTGCTTCCAGCCGCTCTCTTTCGGGTCCGTCCCCTACGACCAAGAGTTCCTCGTCGTGCCCTTCCAGAGCGTGGAGCAAAACGTGGACTCCTTTTTGTTCTTTCAATCGACCAACGAAGACGAGTTTGTCGCCATCAGCAGTGCCCTCGGGGATGTCGACGCCGTTACCGAGGACTTCCAGAGTCGTTTCAGAGAATTCCGTTCGGACATCCCGCGCGATCCGTTCGGTCTGGACGAGAACGAGTGTGTCTCGCAGTACACGATCGATGCTCCATCTCTTTCCCGGTGTATCCTTCATAAAGTAGTAGTCTCCCCCTCGGATCCAAGCGAAGTAGGGGAGACCACGCACTCGATTCACGACCTGGCCGACGAAACCGTTCGGGTAAATCATCATACACTGGAGGAGAGCGTAGTCGTCGGCGTCGCGAATTAACAGGAGGGTCGCAGCGAAGACGAAAGTGAGGGTAGAAATGAACGGAGAGATACGCCAGTTGGGAACGCGAACGACATCGTACGGGAGCGTGCTGTCGTCTGGAGTATCCGGATACGCCTTCGTGTAGACGGTTACGTTGTGGTCGGCCCGAGCGAGTTCACGAGCCATTCGTTTGGTCTGTGTTTCCGTTCCTCCGATTACGTTCGGCGGGAACTCTTTGACGAGTATCGCGACTTTCATTCATCCACAAATCGTTCATACCATTGTTCAAGCAATACTAGATCCCAAAGTTGGAAGCCATAATCTGCGCCGTCAAGATGAGCCTGCAGCTTAGCACTTAGTGGAGCTTTGTCAAAGGGTTCTCGATCACCAAGACGATCAAGATTTTCTCGAGCTAACTCTCTGAGATCGTTTCGGAACCATTCATTTACAGGGACCGAAAATCCTTGCTTCGA
This is a stretch of genomic DNA from Halobellus sp. MBLA0158. It encodes these proteins:
- a CDS encoding glycosyltransferase family 4 protein; protein product: MKVAILVKEFPPNVIGGTETQTKRMARELARADHNVTVYTKAYPDTPDDSTLPYDVVRVPNWRISPFISTLTFVFAATLLLIRDADDYALLQCMMIYPNGFVGQVVNRVRGLPYFAWIRGGDYYFMKDTPGKRWSIDRVLRDTLVLVQTERIARDVRTEFSETTLEVLGNGVDIPEGTADGDKLVFVGRLKEQKGVHVLLHALEGHDEELLVVGDGPERERLEALANRLNVNAEFVGEVDPDDVADYLREGKAFVLPSIRGEGLPNAVLEAMAIGLPVVVTDTGGVADAVIDSETGFVVDPDDVDALEQSISRLTNYPKMRIRMGDAAREWVIKNHSWQNIVGNLETVYRCVAE